From Heptranchias perlo isolate sHepPer1 chromosome 8, sHepPer1.hap1, whole genome shotgun sequence, a single genomic window includes:
- the mpc1 gene encoding mitochondrial pyruvate carrier 1 produces the protein MAGVLARKAVDYVRSKDFRDYLMSTHFWGPVANWGIPIAAISDMKKTPEIISGRMTFALCCYSLMFMRFAYKVQPRNWLLFACHFTNEAAQIGQGCRLIKYNAEKERSK, from the exons ATGGCCGGAGTGCTCGCTCGCAAGGCCGTCGACTATGTCAGGAGCAAGGATTTTCGGGACTATCTGATGAG CACa CACTTCTGGGGTCCAGTAGCTAACTGGGGCATTCCCATTGCTGCTATTAGTGATATGAAGAAAACTCCAGAGATCATTAGTGGCAGAATGACATTTG cattgtgctgttacTCTCTGATGTTCATGCGGTTTGCGTACAAGGTGCAGCCCAGAAATTGGCTTTTGTTTGCCTGCCATTTCACTAACGAAGCAGCACAAATAGGTCAGGGATGTCGGCTGATCAAATACAA TGCAGAGAAGGAACGTTCTAAGTAA